Proteins co-encoded in one Hyla sarda isolate aHylSar1 chromosome 4, aHylSar1.hap1, whole genome shotgun sequence genomic window:
- the LOC130366716 gene encoding olfactory receptor 11L1-like, with protein MTKARNLPNLVYNGTGIRLFPDLSLRTLKLRATLKPLLHRLQNDKIIYLWGYTFSLTARHGSTVAVLRRPEDLPAFLETFKLSHVPLPDWCSLFPPCKQVPPPVLDCRKHLDIREDTQAQDLGLLICLHILRIEIYRFTSAEAPPLSYSYIVRQVLRIPTNTGRQKAFSTCSSHLIVVSIFYWTLFSVYIVPTKGQTLNMRSYEGLLTARPMENNQTVITEFFLLGFQVRQDLRIFLFCLLFLIYCGTICGNLLIITLVSTSKNLHTPMYFFISQLSISDIWVSSDIIPKLLHILLNNGGTMTFIGCIAQFYFLCASETFECFLLAVMSYDRYVAICNPLRYSSIMTSAHCEMLTTSCALLGFSIILIYIITITKQIFCGSNVIDHIFCDVVPLLELSCSDTFIVHLEIYILSIPLVFIPTIIIVVSYTYIVLAILRIPSNTGRQKAFSTCSSHLIVVSIFYWTIFSVYVVPGKGQTVTMSKILSLLYTVFTPLVNPIIYSLRNKNITKAIKETLRKCEIW; from the exons ATGACCAAAGCAAGAAACCTCCCTAATCTGGTTTATAATGGGACTGGCATCAGACTCTTTCCGGACCTTTCACTTCGCACGCTGAAATTGAGGGCGACCTTGAAACCACTCCTTCATAGGCTTCAAAATGACAAAATCATCTACCTCTGGGGATACACATTTTCGCTAACTGCAAGACATGGCTCCACCGTTGCTGTTCTTCGCAGACCGGAAGATCTCCCTGCCTTCCTAGAAACATTCAAATTGTCACATGTCCCGCTCCCTGATTGGTGCAGCTTATTCCCACCATGTAAGCAGGTGCCACCCCCAGTGTTGGATTGCCGTAAGCATCTGGACATCAGAGAAGACACACAAGCGCAAGACCTAGGACTACTGATATGCCTGCACATCCTTCGCATTGAGATCTACCGGTTTACCTCAGCTGAGGCCCCCCCGT TGTCTTATTCTTATATTGTTCGACAAGTCTTAAGAATTCCAACCAATACTGGTAGACAgaaagccttctccacctgtagctccCACCTCATTGTGGTCTCCATATTCTACTGGACTCTGTTCAGTGTTTATATTGTCCCAACAAAAGGCCAAACACTGAACATGA gatcatatgagggcttgttaacTGCTCGACCAATG GAGAACAATCAGACTGTGATCACAGAGTTTTTCCTCTTGGGATTTCAAGTCAGGCAAGATTTAAGAATTTTCCTGTTCTgtcttttgtttttgatttacTGTGGGACAATATGTGGGAATCTCCTGATCATCACCCTGGTGTCCACCAGCAAGAACctccacaccccaatgtacttctTCATCTCACAACTGTCCATCAGTGACATCTGGGTGAGCTCAGATATTATCCCCAAACTTCTCCACATCCTACTGAATAATGGGGGGACCATGACTTTTATTGGTTGTATAgctcagttttattttttatgtgccTCAGAAACATTTGAATGTTTCCTCCTGGCTGTGATGTCTTATGACAGATATGTGGCCATCTGTAATCCTCTCCGTTACTCTTCTATAATGACAAGTGCCCATTGTGAGATGTTGACCACCAGCTGTGCGTTGCTTGGATTTTCCAttattttaatttacattatTACAATAACAAAGCAAATTTTTTGTGGATCAAATGTAATTGACCATATATTTTGTGATGTTGTTCCTTTACTAGAACTTTCCTGTTCCGACACCTTTATTGTTCATTTGGAAATCTATATACTAAGCATTCCACTTGTCTTCATCCCAACCATCATCATTGTAGTGTCTTATACTTATATTGTCCTAGCAATCCTAAGGATCCCATCCAATACTGGTAGACAgaaagccttctccacctgtagctccCACCTCATTGTGGTCTCCATATTCTACTGGACTATATTCAGTGTTTATGTTGTTCCAGGAAAAGGACAAACTGTGACCATGAGTAAAATCCtctccctgctatatactgtgttTACTCCATTGGTCAACCCCATTATATATAGTCTGAGGAATAAAAATATCACAAAAGCCATAAAAGAAACACTTCGTAAGTGTGAGATCTGGTAA
- the LOC130366717 gene encoding olfactory receptor 11L1-like, with protein MQEINQTVITEFFLLGFQVSRGLRLFLFCLFLVVYCLIICGNLLIITLVSTSKNLHTPMYYFISHLSISDILLSTDIVPNMLHILLNNGGTMTFIGCMAQFYFFCTSEVFECLLLAVMSYDRYVAICNPLRYSSIMTSAHCEMLTTSCALLGSSIILIYIITITKLSFCGSNIIGHLFCDVVPLLKLACSDTFIVQLEIYIQSILLVFIPTIIIVVSYTYIVLAILRIPSNTGRQKAFSTCSSHLIVVSIFYGTLFGVYVVPGKGQTVTMSKILSLLYTVFTPLVNPIIYSLRNKNITKAIKETLRKCEIW; from the coding sequence ATGCAGGAAATCAATCAGACTGTGATCACAGAGTTTTTTCTCTTAGGATTTCAGGTCAGTCGAGGGTTAAGACTTTTCCTGTTCTGCCTGTTCCTTGTGGTTTATTGTCTGATAATATGTGGGAATCTCCTGATCATCACCCTGGTGTCCACCAGCAAGAACctccacaccccaatgtactACTTCATCTCACATCTGTCCATCAGTGACATCTTGTTATCCACAGATATTGTCCCCAATATGCTCCACATCCTACTGAATAATGGGGGGACCATGACTTTTATTGGTTGTATGGCTCAGTTttatttcttctgcacctcagaagTATTTGAgtgtcttctcctcgctgtgatgTCTTATGACAGATATGTGGCCATCTGTAATCCTCTCCGTTACTCTTCTATAATGACAAGTGCCCATTGTGAGATGTTGACCACCAGCTGTGCGTTGCTTGGATCTTCCAttattttaatttacattatTACAATAACAAAGCTAAGTTTTTGTGGATCAAATATAATTGGCCACTTATTTTGTGACGTTGTTCCTTTACTAAAACTTGCCTGTTCTGACACCTTTATTGTTCAATTGGAAATTTATATACAAAGCATTCTACTTGTCTTCATCCCAACCATCATCATTGTAGTGTCTTATACTTATATTGTCCTAGCAATCCTAAGGATCCCATCCAATACTGGTAGACAgaaagccttctccacctgtagctccCACCTCATTGTGGTCTCCATATTCTATGGGACGTTGTTCGGTGTTTATGTTGTTCCAGGAAAAGGACAAACTGTGACCATGAGTAAAATCCtctccctgctatatactgtgttTACTCCATTGGtcaaccccattatatacagtctgaGGAATAAAAATATCACAAAAGCCATAAAAGAAACACTTCGTAAGTGTGAGATCTGGTAA